In Pongo abelii isolate AG06213 chromosome 15, NHGRI_mPonAbe1-v2.0_pri, whole genome shotgun sequence, a single window of DNA contains:
- the CLEC14A gene encoding C-type lectin domain family 14 member A — translation MRPAFALCLLWQALWPGPGGGEHPTADRAGCSASGACYSLHHATMKRQAAEEACILRGGALSTVRAGAELRAVLALLRAGPGPGGGSKDLMFWVALERGRSHCTLENEPLRGFSWLSSDAGGLESDTLQWVEEPQRSCTARRCAVLQATGGVEPAGWKEMRCHQRANGYLCKYQFEVLCPAPRPGAASNLSYRAPFQLHSAALDFSPPGTEVSALCRGQLPISVTCIADEIGARWDKLSGDVLCPCPGRYLRAGKCAELPNCLDDLGGFACECATGFELGKDGRSCVTSGERQPTRGGTRVPTRRPPATATSPVPQRTWSIRVDEKLGEIPLVPEQDNSVTSVPEIPRWGSQSTMSTLQMSLQAESKATITPSGSVISKFNSTTSSATPQAFDSSSAVVFIFVSTAVVVLVILTMTVLGLVKLCFHESPSSQPRKESMGPPGLESDPEPAALGSSSAHCTNNGVKVGDCDLRDRAEGALLAESSLGSSDA, via the coding sequence ATGAGGCCGGCGTTCGCCCTGTGCCTCCTCTGGCAGGCGCTCTGGCCCGGGCCGGGCGGCGGCGAACACCCCACTGCCGACCGTGCTGGCTGCTCGGCCTCAGGGGCCTGCTACAGCCTGCACCACGCTACCATGAAGCGGCAGGCGGCCGAGGAGGCCTGCATCCTGCGAGGTGGGGCGCTCAGCACCGTGCGTGCGGGCGCCGAGCTGCGCGCTGTGCTCGCGCTCCTGCGGGCAGGCCCAGGGCCCGGAGGGGGCTCCAAAGACCTGATGTTCTGGGTCGCACTGGAGCGCGGGCGTTCCCACTGCACCCTGGAGAACGAGCCTTTGCGGGGTTTCTCCTGGCTGTCCTCCGACGCCGGCGGTCTCGAAAGCGACACGCTGCAGTGGGTGGAGGAGCCTCAACGCTCCTGCACCGCGCGGAGATGCGCGGTACTCCAGGCCACCGGTGGGGTCGAGCCCGCAGGCTGGAAGGAGATGCGATGCCACCAGCGCGCCAACGGCTACCTGTGCAAGTACCAGTTTGAGGTCTTGTGTCCTGCGCCGCGCCCCGGGGCCGCCTCTAACTTGAGCTATCGCGCACCCTTCCAGCTGCACAGCGCCGCTCTGGACTTCAGTCCACCTGGGACCGAGGTGAGTGCGCTCTGCCGGGGACAGCTCCCGATCTCAGTTACTTGCATCGCGGACGAAATCGGCGCTCGCTGGGACAAACTCTCGGGCGATGTGTTGTGTCCCTGCCCCGGGAGGTACCTCCGTGCTGGCAAATGCGCAGAGCTCCCTAACTGCCTAGACGACTTGGGAGGCTTTGCCTGCGAATGTGCTACAGGCTTCGAGCTGGGGAAGGACGGCCGCTCTTGTGTGACCAGTGGGGAAAGACAGCCGACACGTGGGGGGACCAGGGTGCCCACCAGGCGCCCGCCGGCCACTGCAACCAGCCCCGTGCCGCAGAGAACATGGTCAATCAGGGTCGACGAGAAGCTGGGAGAGATACCACTTGTCCCTGAACAAGACAATTCAGTAACATCTGTTCCTGAGATTCCTCGATGGGGATCACAGAGCACGATGTCTACCCTTCAAATGTCCCTCCAAGCTGAGTCAAAGGCCACTATCACCCCATCAGGGAGCGTGATTTCCAAGTTTAATTCTACGACTTCCTCTGCCACTCCTCAGGCTTTCGACTCCTCCTCTGCCGTGGTGTTCATATTTGTGAGCACAGCAGTAGTAGTGTTGGTGATCTTGACCATGACAGTACTGGGGCTTGTCAAGCTCTGCTTTCACGAAAGCCCCTCTTCCCAGCCAAGGAAGGAGTCTATGGGCCCGCCGGGTCTGGAGAGTGATCCTGAGCCCGCTGCTTTGGGCTCCAGTTCTGCACATTGCACAAACAATGGGGTGAAAGTCGGGGACTGTGATCTGCGGGACAGAGCAGAGGGTGCCTTGCTGGCGGAGTCCTCTCTTGGCTCTAGTGATGCATAG